From a region of the Pseudanabaena sp. ABRG5-3 genome:
- a CDS encoding DUF6464 family protein has product MLDIVIILFLGIAPPILSLWMLHRAQVSYQQTNRQIPRISQAPSLKALPPADMTCIEGYGYVIGKVSCKYNARSPYIRCTVNPSGPCQDCRHYESL; this is encoded by the coding sequence ATGTTAGACATCGTCATCATTTTATTTCTCGGTATAGCGCCGCCAATCCTGTCTCTATGGATGCTGCATCGCGCTCAAGTTAGTTATCAGCAGACTAATAGGCAAATTCCTCGCATTTCCCAAGCCCCAAGCCTCAAAGCGTTACCTCCCGCCGATATGACTTGCATTGAGGGATATGGCTATGTGATCGGCAAAGTTAGCTGTAAATACAATGCGCGATCGCCTTATATTCGCTGTACCGTTAACCCTAGTGGACCCTGTCAAGATTGTCGGCATTACGAAAGCCTGTAG
- the rbfA gene encoding 30S ribosome-binding factor RbfA has protein sequence MATTRRVARVAELIKREVSNMLLKDIKDDRVGMGMVSVTDAELSGDLQHVKIFVSIYGTEEARQQTMEALASATGYIKREVGQRLALRRVPEVVFHEDRSFERGVKVLSLINQLSREREEKESNSSD, from the coding sequence ATGGCTACTACAAGACGAGTTGCTCGTGTCGCCGAATTAATTAAACGAGAAGTCAGCAATATGTTGCTGAAAGATATTAAAGATGATCGCGTAGGTATGGGCATGGTCAGCGTTACCGATGCGGAACTATCGGGCGATTTGCAACATGTGAAAATATTTGTCAGCATCTACGGTACTGAAGAAGCTCGTCAGCAAACAATGGAAGCCTTAGCCTCGGCGACAGGCTACATTAAGCGCGAAGTCGGACAAAGATTAGCATTACGTCGTGTTCCTGAAGTGGTCTTCCATGAGGATCGCTCCTTTGAACGTGGGGTCAAGGTTCTATCGCTGATTAATCAACTTAGCCGCGAGCGTGAAGAGAAGGAGTCAAATTCTAGTGATTGA
- a CDS encoding MotA/TolQ/ExbB proton channel family protein — MIELFKAGGIVMYPLAALSIFAFAGIMERLIFWFGILRLEQQTGENILAIARQDLKLAAQLAENSLKVPVGRFLYAPLALEDPDPELFRLALESSADDELAGMLKGEKLLEAAITLAPLLGLLGTVTGLIISFGSLKIGDVAANAKSGSLTQGIGEALITTATGLIIAIFTSAFHRLFLAFQDQQAKLFMKFGNQLELIYRQHWQQNQSHS; from the coding sequence GTGATTGAGTTATTTAAGGCAGGTGGGATCGTCATGTACCCACTTGCGGCTCTATCAATATTTGCCTTTGCGGGGATCATGGAACGTCTAATTTTTTGGTTTGGCATCCTGCGTCTGGAGCAACAAACTGGAGAAAATATTTTGGCGATCGCGCGTCAAGATTTAAAATTAGCGGCTCAATTAGCTGAAAACTCGCTTAAGGTTCCCGTTGGACGCTTTCTCTATGCCCCTCTAGCCCTAGAAGATCCTGATCCTGAATTATTTCGCTTAGCCCTTGAAAGCTCTGCTGATGACGAGTTAGCAGGAATGCTTAAGGGTGAAAAGCTCTTAGAGGCGGCGATTACCCTTGCACCTTTGTTAGGGCTGTTAGGAACGGTGACGGGATTAATCATCTCTTTTGGCTCTCTCAAAATTGGTGATGTTGCGGCAAATGCGAAGTCGGGATCGCTAACTCAAGGTATCGGAGAGGCTCTAATTACAACTGCAACAGGTTTAATCATTGCAATTTTCACCTCTGCATTTCACCGTCTATTTCTAGCATTTCAAGATCAGCAAGCCAAGCTATTCATGAAGTTTGGTAATCAGCTAGAGCTAATCTATCGACAACACTGGCAACAAAATCAATCTCATTCATAA
- a CDS encoding class I SAM-dependent DNA methyltransferase, translating into MTANRENIFQFINFCRSHIQGRERGDAQPFLGEFFRAFGYEGALQAGAKFELPIPKSSLRGNTGFADLWWERPQNIGSIIIEMKSKGVNLTQHYSQAWEYANHTYPSPKYVILCNFDEFWIYDFQSQINTPVDKIRLVDLADRLDAFTFMEYTTEAPRFRDYQLPVTLRTAQRMGDLFRLLKARSQRDKFKELDAQLLVLQCVMAMFAEDRKLLPENMFLECLQKCLDGESSYDVLGNLLFREMNQTGITPLGRCKGVDYFNGGLFAKTPAIELNREELELLQLSAQDDWSKVRPAIFGSIFESTVNEAVRHAGGIHFTSENDIMKIVRPTISRYWEERIELASTKQELNALQLEMQNYRVLDPACGSGNFLYMAYQELKQNEQALLEKIAKLNNSDQIGLSFVTPLQFFGIDRNPFAVELARVTLLIARKVAIDDLGLNERALPLDTLDQNIRCQDALLSEWMPANAIIGNPPFQSKNKMQQEFGASYVQQIRTKYPEISGRADYCVYWFRKAHDHLPEGGRAGLVGTNTIRQNYSRQSGLEYIVKHGGTITEAVSSQVWSGEAVVHVSIANWVKGQQSGKKKLYRQLGDSVDSDWQVTELDEINSALSEEIDVSEAVVIQANVNSEACYQGQTHGHDGFLLSYDEAFQLLEKHSNYSQVLFPYLIGEDLLSSFPPMPQRYVIDFHPRTLEQSKRYKLVFQRVKDIVLPTREAAAKVELDRNQETIKKNPKAKVNRHHQNFFARWWQLSYPRGEMIQKISAISRYIACSRVTKRPIFEFVDSKIRPSDVIMVFPLPDDYSFGILNSSLHWLWFTVRCSTMKKDFRYTSDTVFDTFPFPQSPNLEVMREIADASVNLRSIRRQIMQQKNWNLRELYRSLEQGTCEPLQIAQQNLDKAVREIYGITENQDPLKFLLDLNLEVAMAEERGEPVIKAGFPEMFQEAIAEFITNDCVQMP; encoded by the coding sequence ATGACTGCAAATCGCGAAAATATTTTTCAGTTTATTAATTTTTGCCGATCGCATATTCAAGGTAGAGAACGCGGTGATGCTCAGCCATTTTTAGGAGAATTTTTTAGAGCCTTTGGCTATGAGGGAGCCTTACAGGCAGGGGCAAAATTTGAGTTACCAATTCCTAAATCGAGTTTACGGGGAAATACAGGATTTGCTGATTTGTGGTGGGAACGTCCGCAAAATATTGGCAGCATTATCATTGAGATGAAATCTAAGGGTGTGAATTTAACCCAGCACTATTCACAGGCTTGGGAATATGCTAACCATACCTATCCATCGCCCAAATATGTAATTTTGTGCAATTTCGATGAGTTTTGGATTTATGACTTCCAATCGCAAATTAATACTCCCGTAGATAAGATTCGGCTGGTGGATTTGGCGGATCGCTTAGATGCGTTTACCTTCATGGAATACACCACCGAAGCACCAAGGTTTCGCGATTATCAGTTGCCTGTGACTTTGCGAACGGCTCAGCGTATGGGGGATTTGTTTCGATTATTAAAGGCGCGATCGCAACGGGATAAATTTAAAGAACTGGATGCTCAATTATTGGTATTGCAATGCGTGATGGCGATGTTCGCAGAGGATCGTAAGCTGTTACCAGAGAATATGTTTTTGGAATGCTTGCAAAAATGTTTAGACGGAGAGAGTAGTTACGATGTTTTAGGCAATCTGCTGTTTCGGGAGATGAACCAAACAGGAATCACGCCACTGGGTAGATGTAAGGGTGTGGACTATTTTAATGGCGGCTTATTTGCGAAAACTCCAGCAATTGAGTTAAATCGTGAGGAATTAGAATTATTACAATTATCAGCACAGGATGATTGGAGTAAGGTGCGTCCTGCGATTTTTGGGAGCATTTTTGAAAGTACGGTAAATGAAGCGGTGCGCCATGCGGGAGGGATTCATTTTACTTCTGAAAATGACATCATGAAGATTGTGCGCCCGACGATTAGCCGTTATTGGGAAGAAAGGATTGAACTAGCAAGTACAAAGCAAGAATTGAATGCGCTGCAATTGGAAATGCAGAACTATCGTGTGCTTGATCCCGCCTGTGGTTCTGGAAATTTTTTGTATATGGCATATCAGGAATTAAAGCAAAATGAACAGGCTTTATTAGAAAAAATTGCTAAGTTGAATAATTCTGATCAGATTGGTTTGAGTTTCGTTACGCCCTTGCAGTTTTTTGGCATTGATCGCAATCCTTTTGCGGTGGAACTAGCACGAGTGACGCTGTTGATTGCCCGTAAAGTAGCGATCGATGATTTGGGATTAAATGAACGCGCTTTGCCTTTGGATACGCTCGATCAAAATATTCGTTGTCAAGATGCACTGTTGAGTGAATGGATGCCTGCAAATGCAATTATTGGCAATCCACCATTTCAGTCCAAAAATAAGATGCAGCAAGAGTTTGGTGCAAGTTATGTGCAGCAAATCAGGACAAAATATCCTGAGATTTCAGGGAGAGCCGATTATTGTGTGTATTGGTTCCGTAAGGCACATGATCATTTGCCTGAAGGTGGTCGCGCTGGCTTAGTTGGCACAAATACAATCCGTCAAAACTATTCGCGCCAAAGTGGTTTGGAATATATCGTTAAGCATGGTGGCACGATTACGGAAGCGGTATCGAGTCAGGTTTGGTCGGGTGAAGCAGTAGTTCACGTTTCGATCGCTAATTGGGTGAAGGGGCAACAATCGGGTAAGAAAAAGCTCTATCGCCAGTTGGGGGATTCGGTTGATAGCGATTGGCAAGTAACGGAACTGGATGAGATTAATTCGGCTTTGTCGGAAGAGATTGATGTGAGTGAGGCTGTGGTAATTCAGGCAAATGTTAATTCAGAAGCTTGTTATCAGGGGCAGACTCATGGACATGATGGATTTTTATTAAGCTATGACGAAGCTTTTCAATTATTAGAAAAACATTCTAACTATAGTCAGGTTTTATTTCCATATCTTATTGGTGAAGATTTGTTATCTTCTTTTCCACCAATGCCACAGCGTTATGTAATTGATTTCCATCCAAGAACATTAGAACAATCTAAACGATATAAATTAGTTTTTCAACGTGTAAAAGATATAGTTTTGCCCACAAGAGAAGCTGCGGCTAAAGTTGAACTAGACCGAAATCAAGAGACTATAAAAAAGAATCCTAAAGCCAAAGTTAATCGTCATCATCAAAACTTTTTCGCAAGATGGTGGCAACTTTCTTATCCCCGTGGTGAGATGATTCAAAAAATATCGGCAATCTCACGTTATATTGCCTGTAGTCGTGTTACCAAACGTCCTATTTTTGAATTTGTTGACTCAAAAATTCGTCCTAGTGACGTTATTATGGTTTTTCCTTTACCCGACGATTATTCCTTTGGGATTTTGAATTCAAGCTTGCATTGGCTCTGGTTTACGGTGCGATGTTCAACTATGAAAAAGGATTTTCGCTATACCTCAGACACAGTTTTTGATACCTTCCCATTTCCTCAATCACCAAATTTAGAAGTGATGCGAGAAATTGCCGATGCTTCCGTAAATTTACGATCAATCCGTCGTCAAATTATGCAGCAAAAAAATTGGAATTTACGCGAGCTATATCGATCGCTAGAGCAAGGAACCTGTGAACCTTTGCAAATTGCCCAACAAAATCTAGATAAAGCCGTGCGTGAGATTTATGGGATCACGGAAAATCAAGATCCCTTAAAATTCTTGCTAGATCTCAATCTTGAGGTAGCTATGGCAGAAGAGCGTGGTGAACCAGTGATTAAAGCAGGTTTTCCTGAAATGTTTCAAGAGGCGATCGCTGAATTCATTACCAATGACTGCGTGCAAATGCCATAA